In Iodobacter fluviatilis, one DNA window encodes the following:
- a CDS encoding class I SAM-dependent methyltransferase — protein MPHLAPLGYQVKTQDIAVAGGLNLNIRSLLDIQQYFDPEGEAEDAGISAASWPLFGLVWPSAQKLADLMQAYTLGERRILEIGCGLALASMVVHRRHGDITASDCHPLTETFLNANLQLNTLPALKYSTGNWDRANPELGQFDLIIGSDILYERNQPAALALFIDLHAAARAEVLIIDPNRGNRSAFNRQMAGHGFQLDETLINTPLHDGSAYKGRLLRYRRGD, from the coding sequence ATGCCCCATCTCGCCCCTCTGGGCTATCAAGTCAAAACCCAAGATATTGCCGTTGCCGGTGGTTTAAATTTAAATATTCGCTCTTTGCTCGATATTCAGCAGTATTTCGATCCCGAAGGTGAAGCCGAAGATGCAGGTATCTCTGCAGCCAGCTGGCCACTCTTTGGTCTGGTTTGGCCTTCAGCACAAAAACTGGCCGATTTAATGCAGGCATATACCCTTGGAGAAAGACGGATTCTGGAAATTGGCTGTGGCCTTGCACTGGCCAGCATGGTGGTGCACCGCAGGCATGGCGATATCACCGCCAGCGATTGCCACCCATTAACCGAAACGTTTCTGAATGCCAATCTGCAGCTCAATACCCTGCCTGCGCTGAAATACAGCACCGGCAACTGGGACAGGGCCAATCCTGAATTAGGGCAGTTTGATCTCATCATTGGCAGCGATATTCTGTACGAGCGCAACCAGCCTGCGGCCCTTGCACTCTTTATAGATTTACATGCTGCGGCTCGTGCCGAAGTGCTGATTATTGATCCCAATCGCGGCAACCGCAGCGCCTTCAACCGCCAGATGGCCGGGCATGGTTTTCAGCTTGATGAAACCCTGATCAATACCCCTTTGCACGATGGCAGTGCCTATAAGGGAAGGCTATTGAGATATAGACGCGGGGATTAA
- a CDS encoding methyl-accepting chemotaxis protein: MEKLGFRAKIMLTVLGSLFVILGLMLSVLAWNTRQEMSAEALSSAENMAKRYALFAQTELEKPLGPLQTLVSGLESSKQHGLLQRNQTNSLLLQALKDNADLYDLWLIYEHGKFDGKDAEFTKDKTAYPSGAYAPWALRKGEKIELMEYAYSEGMDEAAIRKWEEAYYGGAYYTAPKASGRQTVIEPYVDSDTKVLMMSFALPLQYQGQFLGVAGSDIAMGDLQKTLSQVKVFESGFISLISAGGLYGSHPDSALLAKPVNSSEIPANVLAEVQTGKALHIDNGGFIRFFMPIKLGKSGTVWSLVINVPTSEFYARSDRLLRMSFLIGGLGLILLSIILSATLSYLTQPILRLNQAMMQLSAGDADLSHRLEVSSGDEIGRTSQAFNLFVASLAEMIGMVKLQVQELNVQIAQLVGHADTVAQGSTMQAKAAEQTAGAIEEVSVGINLIAENALATETMSHVAETNARQAEFGVRATSGEIAKIEAVVKAQSVLMNGLRGRSTEISNVVGVIRGVADQTNLLALNAAIEAARAGEQGRGFAVVADEVRKLAENTSNATLDIGKMIALIQDETMQAAQGMELALQQVEEGVELSREAADQIAEITAGTNKMSESVHHIAKTTALQSKATEDISSNVDKINIMVHDNNQALQQVRDAARNLSDLSSDLQKAVDRFKV, translated from the coding sequence ATGGAAAAGCTTGGTTTTCGAGCCAAAATAATGCTGACAGTGTTGGGCTCTTTATTTGTTATTTTAGGATTGATGCTGTCTGTGCTGGCCTGGAATACGCGGCAGGAAATGAGCGCCGAGGCTTTGAGCAGCGCAGAGAATATGGCAAAGCGCTATGCCTTATTTGCGCAAACCGAGCTGGAAAAACCACTGGGCCCCTTGCAGACACTGGTCAGCGGATTGGAAAGCAGCAAGCAGCACGGCCTGTTGCAGCGTAATCAAACCAACAGCCTGCTGCTGCAGGCATTAAAAGATAATGCCGATCTGTATGATCTGTGGCTGATTTATGAGCATGGTAAATTTGATGGCAAAGATGCTGAATTTACCAAAGACAAAACGGCTTATCCTTCAGGGGCTTATGCGCCATGGGCTTTGCGTAAGGGCGAAAAAATAGAGCTGATGGAGTACGCCTACAGCGAAGGAATGGATGAGGCGGCTATCCGCAAATGGGAAGAGGCTTATTACGGCGGAGCCTATTACACCGCGCCTAAAGCTTCTGGCAGGCAAACAGTCATTGAGCCCTATGTAGACAGTGATACCAAAGTCTTAATGATGTCATTTGCTTTGCCTTTGCAATATCAGGGCCAGTTTTTAGGAGTGGCGGGCAGTGATATTGCAATGGGTGATTTACAAAAAACACTGAGTCAGGTCAAAGTATTTGAAAGCGGTTTTATCAGCTTAATCAGTGCGGGGGGGCTCTATGGCAGCCATCCAGATTCCGCGCTTTTAGCCAAGCCTGTTAATAGCAGTGAAATACCCGCCAATGTATTGGCAGAGGTTCAGACGGGCAAAGCTTTGCATATTGACAATGGCGGGTTTATTCGCTTTTTTATGCCAATTAAATTAGGGAAAAGCGGCACAGTCTGGAGCCTCGTTATTAATGTGCCTACATCCGAGTTTTATGCGCGCTCTGATCGTTTATTACGGATGTCATTTTTAATTGGTGGGCTGGGATTGATTTTATTATCCATTATTTTATCTGCCACGCTGAGTTATTTAACCCAGCCCATTTTGCGATTAAATCAGGCCATGATGCAATTATCTGCCGGAGATGCTGATTTAAGCCATCGCTTAGAAGTCAGTAGCGGTGATGAAATTGGCCGTACTTCGCAGGCTTTTAATCTGTTTGTAGCGTCTTTGGCAGAAATGATTGGTATGGTTAAGCTGCAAGTTCAAGAGCTGAACGTGCAAATTGCTCAGCTGGTTGGCCATGCGGATACGGTAGCACAGGGCTCAACAATGCAGGCTAAGGCGGCTGAGCAAACGGCTGGAGCGATTGAAGAAGTGTCAGTGGGGATTAATTTAATTGCCGAAAATGCGCTTGCCACAGAAACCATGAGCCATGTTGCTGAAACCAATGCGCGTCAGGCCGAATTTGGTGTGCGGGCCACTTCCGGTGAAATTGCTAAAATTGAGGCGGTGGTCAAGGCGCAATCTGTATTGATGAATGGTTTAAGAGGGCGCTCAACAGAGATTTCAAACGTGGTTGGTGTCATTCGTGGCGTAGCAGATCAAACCAATTTACTGGCTTTAAATGCAGCGATTGAAGCCGCCAGAGCGGGTGAGCAGGGGCGGGGCTTTGCCGTGGTGGCCGATGAAGTCAGAAAGCTGGCAGAGAACACCAGCAATGCCACGCTGGATATTGGCAAAATGATTGCGCTGATTCAGGATGAAACAATGCAGGCGGCGCAAGGCATGGAGCTGGCTTTACAGCAGGTGGAAGAAGGCGTTGAGCTATCTAGGGAGGCGGCTGATCAGATTGCTGAAATCACTGCGGGCACTAATAAAATGTCGGAAAGTGTTCATCACATTGCCAAAACAACGGCATTGCAATCCAAGGCCACCGAGGATATCTCATCCAATGTGGATAAAATCAACATCATGGTGCACGACAATAACCAAGCTTTGCAGCAGGTGCGTGATGCAGCCAGAAACTTAAGTGATCTTTCTTCTGATTTACAAAAAGCAGTGGATCGCTTTAAGGTTTAA
- a CDS encoding peroxiredoxin — translation MAVLVGKSAPDFTAAAVLGNGEITESYNFKAATAGKYAVVFFYPLDFTFVCPSELIAFDHRLEEFKARNVEVIGVSIDSQFTHAAWRNTPVEKGGIGQVGYTLVADIKHEICQAFDVELAGAGVALRGSFLIDKSGVVQHQVVNNLPLGRDISEMLRVVDALQFTEEHGEVCPAGWNKGKAGMKADAAGVADYLAKNAKDL, via the coding sequence ATGGCCGTACTCGTTGGTAAAAGCGCACCAGATTTCACCGCAGCAGCCGTTCTCGGTAATGGCGAGATCACAGAAAGCTACAACTTTAAGGCAGCAACCGCTGGTAAATACGCCGTGGTGTTCTTCTATCCACTCGATTTCACTTTCGTTTGCCCATCCGAGCTGATCGCTTTTGATCACCGTCTGGAAGAATTCAAAGCACGTAATGTAGAAGTAATCGGCGTGTCGATCGACAGCCAGTTTACTCACGCTGCATGGCGTAACACTCCGGTAGAAAAAGGGGGTATTGGCCAAGTGGGTTACACCCTAGTTGCCGATATCAAGCACGAAATTTGCCAGGCTTTTGATGTAGAGCTGGCTGGTGCTGGCGTTGCATTGCGCGGCTCTTTCCTGATTGATAAATCAGGTGTGGTTCAGCACCAAGTGGTAAACAACTTGCCACTGGGCCGTGATATCAGCGAAATGCTGCGCGTGGTAGACGCACTGCAATTCACAGAAGAGCACGGTGAAGTTTGCCCGGCTGGCTGGAACAAAGGTAAAGCAGGGATGAAGGCAGATGCTGCTGGCGTTGCTGACTACCTGGCTAAAAACGCTAAAGATCTGTAA
- a CDS encoding methyl-accepting chemotaxis protein has product MFGFTQKTETKNTADVQLDTMKAILDHVDNMILLCDTSHENNVFYVNQTAKVVFEKYRQEMTQVLRGADPTTAHGGSIHRFHHNPERVRRILQELGSGAKNATHVADIPLGSITLRTKAYPIWDTADPSKVKCYLACWEDITSKVKHEELQKNVASKANELHEQVSYIAATMEEVSTSIDEVAHTTAEASNRGNSAYDSANEGQVVVEGAVRGMRDVAELVRTTAGVIGQLNTQSDKIGVIVGVIKDIADQTNLLALNAAIEAARAGDTGRGFAVVADEVRKLSERTAKATAEIGALIHSIQMEIERAVGTMNSGEKDVTAGEEKAISAEKALVRIVQDVSAMRNLISEISGASEQQASSVRDIAQRLEIITSQQS; this is encoded by the coding sequence ATGTTTGGTTTTACTCAAAAAACAGAAACAAAAAACACAGCAGATGTGCAACTCGATACGATGAAAGCAATTCTTGATCATGTGGATAATATGATCTTGCTCTGCGATACCAGCCATGAAAACAATGTGTTTTATGTTAATCAAACCGCCAAAGTCGTTTTTGAAAAATATCGTCAGGAAATGACGCAAGTTTTACGGGGGGCAGATCCAACCACGGCACATGGCGGCTCTATCCACCGGTTTCACCATAATCCGGAGCGTGTTCGGCGCATTTTGCAAGAATTGGGCAGTGGCGCAAAAAATGCCACTCACGTGGCTGATATTCCCTTGGGCAGCATTACTTTGCGTACCAAAGCTTACCCTATCTGGGATACGGCCGACCCCAGCAAAGTAAAATGCTATCTGGCCTGCTGGGAAGATATCACCAGCAAAGTAAAGCATGAAGAGCTTCAGAAAAACGTAGCCAGTAAGGCCAATGAGCTGCACGAGCAGGTTTCATATATTGCCGCCACCATGGAAGAAGTCAGCACCAGTATTGATGAAGTGGCCCATACTACGGCCGAAGCCAGCAACAGAGGTAATAGCGCTTATGACAGCGCCAATGAAGGGCAAGTTGTAGTGGAGGGCGCGGTGCGCGGTATGCGCGATGTGGCTGAATTAGTCCGCACCACCGCCGGTGTCATTGGCCAGCTCAACACCCAATCCGATAAAATTGGCGTGATTGTAGGCGTGATTAAAGATATCGCCGATCAAACCAATTTACTGGCGCTGAACGCCGCCATTGAGGCAGCACGGGCAGGCGATACCGGTCGGGGCTTTGCAGTGGTGGCCGATGAAGTGCGTAAATTATCCGAGCGCACCGCCAAAGCCACAGCCGAAATTGGCGCTTTGATTCACTCCATCCAAATGGAAATCGAACGTGCAGTCGGCACCATGAATTCAGGCGAAAAAGATGTCACAGCTGGCGAGGAAAAAGCCATAAGTGCAGAAAAAGCTTTAGTACGAATCGTGCAGGATGTAAGCGCGATGCGTAATCTGATCAGCGAAATTTCCGGGGCATCCGAGCAGCAAGCAAGCTCTGTTAGAGATATTGCCCAGCGGCTAGAAATTATTACTTCACAACAATCATAA
- a CDS encoding NADP(H)-dependent aldo-keto reductase codes for MKYHLLPKTDLNISALCLGTMTFGEQNSEADAHEQLDYAVAAGINFIDTAEMYPVPGKAETQGLTESYVGSWLAKQNRDKIILASKISGPNRGMDWIRGGPQLNREQIHAACDASLKRLQTDYIDLYQLHWPARHVPMFGQSYYDPKQEPAHTPDFTEQLEALNELVQAGKVRHIGLSNETPWGVMEACHVAQTQSLPRIATIQNVFNLINRQFENGLVETCHRQDVGLLAYSPLAFGLLSGKYFDNPQAAGRMTRFSNFGARYLKPAVPGAIEAYVKLARAHGLSPAQMALAWVSSRWYVASNIIGATTMAQLKENIGSLDIVITPELDAAIEAIHKQSPNPAN; via the coding sequence ATGAAATATCACCTTTTACCCAAAACCGATTTAAATATCTCTGCCCTCTGCCTTGGCACCATGACCTTTGGCGAGCAAAACAGCGAAGCCGATGCGCACGAGCAGCTCGATTACGCAGTGGCTGCTGGGATCAACTTTATTGATACCGCCGAAATGTATCCGGTACCCGGCAAAGCGGAGACTCAGGGCTTAACCGAAAGCTATGTAGGCAGCTGGCTGGCTAAGCAAAACCGCGACAAGATTATTCTGGCCAGCAAGATTTCCGGCCCCAACCGTGGAATGGACTGGATACGCGGCGGGCCGCAGCTTAATCGAGAGCAGATTCATGCGGCCTGCGATGCCAGCTTAAAGCGCCTGCAAACCGACTATATCGACCTGTACCAGTTGCACTGGCCTGCCCGCCATGTGCCCATGTTTGGACAAAGCTATTACGACCCCAAGCAAGAGCCTGCCCATACGCCGGATTTTACCGAGCAGCTTGAAGCGCTCAATGAGCTGGTGCAAGCCGGTAAAGTGCGTCATATCGGGTTATCCAATGAAACACCTTGGGGCGTGATGGAAGCCTGCCATGTAGCACAAACACAGTCTTTGCCACGCATTGCCACCATTCAGAATGTATTTAATTTAATTAACCGTCAGTTTGAAAATGGCTTGGTTGAAACCTGCCATCGTCAGGATGTGGGCCTGCTGGCGTATAGCCCGCTGGCGTTTGGTTTGCTTTCAGGTAAGTACTTTGACAACCCGCAAGCGGCTGGCCGGATGACGCGCTTTAGCAATTTTGGTGCGCGTTACTTAAAGCCCGCCGTACCTGGCGCAATTGAAGCCTATGTAAAACTCGCCCGCGCTCATGGCTTATCGCCAGCACAAATGGCGCTGGCTTGGGTCAGCAGCCGCTGGTATGTAGCCAGCAATATTATTGGTGCCACCACCATGGCCCAGCTTAAAGAAAATATCGGCAGTCTGGATATCGTGATTACACCAGAATTAGATGCAGCGATTGAAGCGATTCATAAACAAAGCCCTAATCCTGCAAATTAA
- a CDS encoding TraB/GumN family protein, with the protein MLARFRPLIIAVTVASTLLAPLSHAAVSKAVSASNKAESSNSLLWKIEKKGTPASWLYGTAHVGDPRVTQLSPKTEAAFETSKKVVTEIRLDFGMMMEMGKRMLTPEPSLAQIIDKEHYQKLLPALEARGYPEVATAKLKPWAAAMLLMTPVRQPGQMPLDLLFAKMAIEGQKDYSGLETLDEQLSLFETIPENRQIELLYAVLDQQAELEKSYQKILDLYLKQDINGLAEYAAQDDFKMVDQAWLSQWRNQLLEARNPRMAERLGDKLKEGNAFIAVGALHLPGKTGLIQSLRDQGYRVSPVK; encoded by the coding sequence ATGCTTGCTCGATTTCGCCCTCTGATTATTGCCGTCACCGTCGCCTCAACCCTGCTTGCCCCCCTCTCCCATGCTGCCGTCAGTAAAGCAGTTTCAGCCAGCAATAAAGCAGAAAGCAGCAACAGCCTGCTATGGAAAATCGAGAAAAAAGGAACACCTGCTTCCTGGCTTTACGGCACCGCCCATGTGGGCGATCCGCGCGTGACTCAGCTGAGCCCTAAAACCGAAGCGGCTTTTGAGACTTCCAAAAAAGTGGTGACAGAAATTCGCCTCGATTTTGGCATGATGATGGAAATGGGTAAGCGCATGCTGACGCCAGAGCCATCGCTTGCGCAAATTATCGATAAAGAACATTACCAGAAGCTTTTACCCGCGCTTGAAGCGCGCGGCTATCCGGAAGTCGCTACCGCCAAGCTAAAGCCTTGGGCCGCGGCCATGCTGCTGATGACGCCGGTACGCCAGCCTGGGCAGATGCCGCTTGATCTTTTATTTGCCAAAATGGCGATTGAAGGACAAAAGGATTATTCCGGCCTGGAAACTCTGGATGAGCAGCTGAGCCTTTTTGAAACGATTCCGGAAAACAGACAAATCGAGCTGCTTTACGCCGTGCTGGATCAGCAGGCCGAGCTTGAAAAAAGCTATCAGAAGATTCTGGATTTATACCTGAAACAAGATATCAATGGCCTTGCTGAGTATGCCGCACAAGACGATTTTAAAATGGTGGATCAGGCGTGGCTCAGCCAATGGCGGAATCAATTACTGGAAGCCCGCAACCCGCGCATGGCCGAGCGTCTTGGTGACAAGCTAAAAGAAGGCAATGCCTTTATTGCCGTAGGTGCCCTGCATCTGCCAGGCAAAACTGGCCTGATTCAAAGCCTGCGTGATCAAGGCTACCGGGTAAGCCCGGTGAAGTAA
- a CDS encoding DinB family protein: protein MQANNTLLKAFKYKAWANAELLSCGEQQLHLLSDDDSIFFARILNHTTVVDSLFISRISGSPELYTNNNTPETPSLSELRERMQQNDAWLVGFTEAVSQNELGRQICFQFTDGDQGQLSVEEILLHLLTHGSNHRGMAARVLAAQGLERPKDTFTRYLHQAEPWRRDRLENS from the coding sequence ATGCAAGCAAATAATACTTTACTAAAAGCGTTCAAGTACAAGGCATGGGCAAATGCGGAGCTTCTTTCCTGCGGTGAGCAGCAGCTTCATTTGCTATCGGATGATGATTCCATTTTCTTTGCCCGTATCCTGAACCACACCACCGTTGTGGACAGCCTTTTTATTAGCCGCATATCGGGCAGTCCAGAGCTGTATACCAATAACAATACCCCTGAAACACCTTCACTTTCTGAGCTAAGAGAGCGGATGCAGCAGAATGATGCTTGGCTGGTGGGTTTTACAGAAGCGGTTAGCCAGAATGAGCTGGGCAGACAAATTTGCTTTCAATTTACAGATGGGGATCAGGGGCAGCTTTCTGTTGAGGAAATTCTGCTGCACCTGTTAACCCATGGCAGCAACCATCGGGGCATGGCTGCCCGGGTTTTGGCGGCTCAGGGGCTTGAGCGCCCTAAAGACACCTTTACCCGATACCTGCATCAGGCTGAGCCCTGGCGGCGGGATAGGCTTGAAAATTCGTAA
- a CDS encoding DUF1203 domain-containing protein, whose product MMNFQVQALARALFQPFFAMDNAQLASHGARRVIPDKPLGYPCRVSLCDAAVGESLILLPFKHHQVDSPYQASGPIFVREKGEAAALAMNQLPEEMEARQMSVRAYDAEGMIKIAEVVEGARLALRLQQLLQVQSIAYLHLHYAGYGCYACKVVRSQES is encoded by the coding sequence ATGATGAATTTCCAAGTTCAAGCACTGGCAAGAGCGCTATTTCAGCCGTTTTTTGCAATGGATAATGCCCAGCTCGCTAGCCATGGCGCAAGGCGCGTCATCCCCGATAAACCCTTGGGCTATCCTTGCCGGGTCAGCCTATGCGATGCCGCAGTAGGGGAGAGCTTAATACTGCTGCCCTTTAAGCATCACCAGGTAGACTCACCCTATCAGGCGAGCGGGCCCATTTTTGTACGTGAAAAGGGCGAAGCTGCTGCTCTGGCAATGAACCAATTGCCTGAGGAAATGGAAGCCAGGCAGATGTCGGTACGCGCTTACGATGCTGAAGGAATGATTAAAATAGCAGAGGTGGTGGAAGGCGCTCGGCTGGCTTTGCGTTTACAGCAGCTATTGCAAGTGCAAAGTATTGCTTATCTGCACTTACATTATGCAGGCTATGGTTGTTATGCCTGTAAGGTGGTCAGGAGTCAGGAGAGTTAA
- a CDS encoding methyl-accepting chemotaxis protein has translation MFYTLKGKIQTVMIVLTTITVTFFTYFSYQQARSHALQAIDSQLTAAATGYRYVLGEGFHSELKPREQADLHQMRQLSERLTRYSKELGLPFIYGYIQRDNKTYYVLSSLSPEEENKPDAEVYLTPSDSTSKQLQAAISSKQRTFDEYDSKFGSFRTIFLPFTNSKGETIVAAADANLSSVKETLNSILLKSVILGMVAILLSTLASLWLANLVTRPLNRLKIAMQNLSSGNADLTVRLDSSSRDETAQIASAFNQFLSDLHKIIDQVRTQASKLTGGVADIEQMAQKLSLESHKQADMASASAANIEEVTVSIAHIADSTQQVEDTVRHADSGANASAEAVNTMRDDTNKMADTVGELSSTMHELSQQSQQISLITVTIKDIAGQTNLLALNAAIEAARAGETGRGFAVVADEVRKLAERTARATEEIERMLGSISDKTEHAVGKMQATKEMVSGNQALAQVIAERIGSMQAEMQSVSGKIFEISTATREQSMATEQIAQVAEKINHQVTETDIALKNTRVTLTDLSELAANLQGIVGRFKL, from the coding sequence ATGTTTTACACACTTAAAGGCAAAATTCAGACCGTCATGATTGTCTTAACCACAATCACTGTCACATTTTTTACCTACTTCAGCTATCAACAAGCTCGCAGCCATGCCCTGCAAGCCATTGACAGCCAGCTAACCGCCGCAGCCACCGGCTACCGTTATGTTTTAGGTGAGGGTTTTCATTCAGAGTTAAAACCCAGGGAGCAGGCCGATCTTCACCAGATGCGCCAGCTTTCAGAGCGGCTTACCCGCTACAGCAAAGAGCTGGGCCTGCCGTTTATTTATGGCTATATCCAGCGGGATAACAAAACCTATTACGTACTCTCTTCGCTCTCCCCAGAAGAAGAAAACAAACCCGATGCCGAGGTTTACCTTACCCCATCAGATTCCACCAGCAAGCAATTACAAGCTGCCATCAGCAGCAAGCAGCGCACTTTTGACGAATACGACAGCAAATTTGGCAGCTTTCGCACCATTTTTCTGCCCTTTACCAATAGCAAAGGTGAAACCATTGTTGCAGCGGCTGATGCCAATTTATCTTCTGTGAAAGAAACCCTGAACAGCATTTTGCTTAAATCGGTGATTTTGGGCATGGTTGCCATTTTGCTATCCACACTGGCATCGCTATGGCTGGCCAATTTAGTCACCCGGCCGCTTAATCGCTTAAAAATTGCGATGCAAAACTTAAGCAGCGGCAACGCCGATCTGACCGTACGCTTAGACAGCAGCAGCCGCGACGAAACAGCCCAAATCGCCAGTGCATTTAATCAATTTTTAAGCGATTTACATAAAATAATTGATCAGGTTCGCACTCAGGCCAGCAAGCTCACTGGGGGCGTGGCCGATATCGAACAAATGGCGCAAAAACTATCGCTAGAATCGCATAAACAAGCCGATATGGCCTCAGCATCTGCTGCCAATATTGAAGAAGTCACCGTCAGCATTGCTCATATTGCCGACAGCACCCAGCAAGTTGAAGACACCGTGCGCCATGCAGATTCAGGCGCAAACGCAAGCGCCGAAGCGGTTAACACCATGCGTGACGACACCAATAAAATGGCCGATACCGTAGGAGAGCTCAGCAGCACCATGCACGAGCTGTCGCAGCAATCGCAGCAAATCAGCCTAATCACCGTCACGATTAAAGACATCGCAGGCCAAACCAATTTACTGGCACTGAACGCCGCCATCGAAGCCGCCCGTGCGGGCGAAACGGGCCGGGGCTTTGCGGTAGTAGCCGATGAAGTACGAAAACTCGCCGAGCGCACCGCCCGCGCCACCGAAGAAATCGAGCGCATGCTGGGATCAATCAGCGATAAAACCGAACACGCCGTAGGCAAAATGCAAGCCACCAAAGAGATGGTAAGCGGCAATCAAGCACTGGCTCAGGTGATCGCCGAGCGCATCGGCAGCATGCAGGCCGAAATGCAATCGGTATCGGGCAAAATCTTCGAAATATCCACCGCCACCCGCGAGCAATCGATGGCCACCGAACAAATCGCCCAAGTGGCCGAAAAGATCAACCATCAGGTTACAGAGACCGACATCGCTCTGAAAAACACCCGAGTCACCCTGACAGATTTGTCTGAATTGGCAGCGAATTTACAAGGGATTGTGGGGCGTTTTAAACTGTAA